A genomic segment from Dietzia psychralcaliphila encodes:
- a CDS encoding SulP family inorganic anion transporter, with protein sequence MSTEFPTGVLPSFRAAFSSPARLRTEVLAGLVVALALIPEAISFSILAGVDPRVGLFASFTMAVTIAFTGGRPAMISAATGAIALVVAPVVLEHGLDYLIATVLLAGVLQILLSVFGVAKLMRFIPRSVMVGFVNALAILIFMAQIPHLVGVPWLVYPLVAVGLAVMVFFPRLTTVIPAPLIAIVALTAVVVWVGWSVPNVRDQGELPGSLPTFLIPDVPWTLETLQIIAPYALAMALVGLMESLMTAKLVDDITETHSDKTREGWGQGVANLVTGFFGGMGGCAMIGQTMINVKASGARTRLSTLLAGVFLLILVVVLGDIVGLIPMAALVAVMIMVSVGTMDWHSIHPRTLRLMPLSETLVMVVTVVATVWTHNLAIGVILGVVTAMIMFARRVAHMTTIEKVAELDTDHDGAVDTRTYRVTGELFWASSNDLVYQFDYSGDPEHVVLDLTDADIWDASTVATLDAVQHKYAAKGKTLSVIGLDGASQERLDKLSGRLGAGH encoded by the coding sequence GTGAGCACCGAGTTCCCCACCGGCGTGCTGCCCTCGTTCCGCGCCGCGTTCTCCTCCCCGGCCCGGCTCCGGACGGAGGTCCTCGCCGGCCTCGTGGTGGCGCTGGCACTCATCCCGGAGGCGATCTCGTTCTCCATCCTCGCGGGCGTCGACCCCCGCGTGGGTCTGTTCGCCTCCTTCACCATGGCGGTCACGATCGCCTTCACAGGTGGCCGCCCGGCGATGATCTCCGCGGCCACGGGGGCGATCGCCCTCGTGGTGGCGCCGGTGGTGCTCGAGCACGGACTGGACTACCTCATCGCCACGGTCCTGCTGGCCGGGGTCCTACAGATCCTGTTGAGCGTGTTCGGGGTCGCAAAATTGATGCGGTTCATCCCCCGGTCGGTCATGGTCGGATTCGTCAACGCGCTCGCGATCCTCATCTTCATGGCCCAGATCCCGCACCTGGTGGGGGTCCCGTGGCTGGTGTACCCGCTGGTGGCCGTAGGTCTTGCCGTCATGGTGTTCTTCCCCAGGCTCACCACGGTGATCCCCGCGCCGCTGATCGCGATCGTGGCCCTGACGGCGGTGGTCGTCTGGGTGGGGTGGTCCGTCCCCAACGTGCGTGACCAGGGGGAACTGCCCGGATCGCTCCCGACCTTCCTGATCCCCGACGTGCCGTGGACCCTGGAGACCCTGCAGATCATCGCCCCCTATGCGCTGGCGATGGCGCTCGTGGGGCTCATGGAGTCCCTGATGACGGCGAAGCTGGTCGACGACATCACCGAGACCCACTCCGACAAGACGCGTGAGGGCTGGGGTCAGGGCGTCGCCAACCTCGTCACCGGTTTCTTCGGCGGGATGGGCGGCTGCGCGATGATCGGCCAGACGATGATCAACGTCAAGGCCTCGGGCGCCCGGACGCGGCTGTCCACCCTGCTCGCCGGCGTGTTCCTGCTGATCCTCGTCGTCGTCCTGGGCGACATCGTCGGACTCATCCCGATGGCCGCGCTGGTCGCGGTGATGATCATGGTCTCGGTGGGGACCATGGACTGGCACTCGATCCATCCCCGCACCCTGCGTCTGATGCCGCTGTCCGAGACCCTCGTCATGGTCGTCACCGTGGTGGCCACCGTATGGACGCACAATCTCGCGATCGGCGTGATCCTCGGTGTGGTCACCGCGATGATCATGTTCGCGCGCCGGGTCGCACACATGACCACCATCGAGAAGGTCGCCGAGCTGGACACGGACCACGACGGTGCGGTCGACACCCGCACGTACCGGGTCACCGGGGAGCTGTTCTGGGCGTCGAGCAACGATCTCGTGTACCAGTTCGACTACTCCGGCGACCCCGAGCACGTGGTGCTCGACCTCACCGACGCCGACATCTGGGACGCCTCGACCGTCGCCACGCTGGACGCCGTGCAGCACAAGTACGCCGCCAAGGGCAAGACGCTCTCGGTGATCGGACTCGACGGTGCGAGCCAGGAACGCCTGGACAAACTCTCGGGCCGGCTCGGCGCCGGGCACTGA
- a CDS encoding amphi-Trp domain-containing protein encodes MSLSNRLLRSKDTYSREAVADLLATLAERIRSGTVTFDQDGNSLDIEVPDSVRLDIEIKDTPKTSGTKRELELEMWWITGADGQPGPTGGVTIS; translated from the coding sequence ATGAGCCTCTCCAACCGACTTCTCCGCAGCAAGGACACCTACTCGCGCGAGGCCGTCGCGGACCTGCTGGCCACACTGGCCGAGCGCATCCGGTCCGGCACCGTGACCTTCGACCAGGACGGCAACAGTCTCGACATCGAGGTCCCCGACTCCGTGCGGCTCGACATCGAGATCAAGGACACCCCCAAGACCTCCGGCACCAAGCGCGAGCTCGAACTCGAGATGTGGTGGATCACGGGGGCGGACGGCCAACCGGGCCCGACCGGCGGCGTCACGATCAGCTGA
- a CDS encoding HNH endonuclease, giving the protein MGDTAGGATSGVGRTGPPSALGRLSDAARGTWVAENRAAGARLAACYELFRECVRQDEAGAGDGSPPGHAVVDPFDVCTGYVVAAMPISTGRAATMISLAAGLTERYPAVMAALSAGRMEQRAAELLARQMATVDPAVLSRVQQEVVDDYLAALEAGERLGARSVRESVDAIIARYDADGIRQRRDAAARGRGVHIRKGADGMTNLWATLASDEAAVLAEAIDQRAAEFANPDPRTPAESAQAPADAEGADMSDYPVPERRADALLSLVCGDRGRTRVTGLSPDEPPAPLRPRVTVFGCGRGLDPQVEFPRTGDSALRALLDMLAASDGASLEHVDPAIGAADDARRALTYRPGAALARRIRLRDGTCRHPGCTVSADNCDIDHCRPFDHADPQRGGHTTECNLMCLCRRHHRFKTFSGWIYDLAPDGTLVVVTPDGSTMLTRPSGPLAAYRREQARAEQDAWDTQQTRNPEPDTADGDLQSEPTYWARRAARHRAERAERARANRAGPDRAGPDNARPPTGRWWDRNKPVVSRAEQQVQQLLDEILDPPPF; this is encoded by the coding sequence ATGGGCGACACGGCTGGCGGCGCGACAAGCGGGGTCGGCCGCACTGGTCCCCCGTCGGCGCTCGGCAGGTTGTCCGATGCCGCCCGCGGCACGTGGGTCGCGGAGAATCGCGCCGCCGGGGCCCGCCTGGCCGCGTGTTACGAGTTGTTCCGCGAATGTGTGCGCCAGGACGAGGCCGGGGCGGGGGACGGCTCCCCGCCCGGGCACGCGGTGGTGGACCCGTTCGACGTGTGCACCGGCTACGTCGTGGCGGCGATGCCCATCTCCACCGGCCGGGCCGCCACCATGATCAGCCTCGCCGCGGGCCTGACCGAGCGCTACCCCGCCGTCATGGCGGCCCTCTCGGCCGGCCGGATGGAACAGCGCGCCGCCGAACTGCTGGCCCGCCAGATGGCCACGGTCGACCCCGCCGTCCTGTCCCGCGTCCAGCAGGAGGTCGTGGACGACTATCTCGCCGCCCTCGAGGCCGGCGAGCGTCTGGGTGCCCGGTCGGTGCGCGAGTCCGTCGACGCGATAATCGCCCGGTACGACGCCGACGGCATCCGCCAACGCAGAGACGCCGCCGCGCGCGGCCGCGGAGTCCACATCCGCAAGGGCGCCGACGGCATGACCAACCTGTGGGCCACCCTGGCCTCTGATGAGGCCGCGGTGCTGGCCGAAGCCATCGACCAGCGCGCTGCTGAGTTCGCCAACCCCGACCCGCGCACCCCCGCGGAATCAGCGCAGGCCCCCGCCGACGCCGAGGGGGCGGACATGTCGGACTATCCGGTGCCCGAACGTCGCGCGGACGCCCTGCTGTCCCTGGTGTGCGGAGACCGGGGCCGCACCCGTGTCACCGGTCTTTCGCCGGACGAGCCGCCCGCGCCACTGCGGCCGCGGGTGACGGTCTTCGGCTGCGGTCGAGGTCTCGACCCGCAGGTCGAGTTTCCCCGTACCGGCGACTCCGCGCTCCGGGCGCTACTCGACATGCTCGCCGCCAGTGACGGGGCCAGCCTCGAACACGTGGACCCCGCCATCGGCGCCGCCGACGACGCCCGCCGAGCCCTGACCTACCGGCCCGGCGCCGCCCTGGCCCGCCGCATCCGCCTTCGCGACGGCACCTGCCGGCACCCGGGATGCACCGTCTCGGCAGACAACTGCGATATCGATCACTGTCGGCCCTTTGACCACGCGGACCCGCAGCGAGGCGGACACACCACCGAGTGCAACCTGATGTGCTTGTGTCGGCGCCATCACCGGTTCAAGACCTTCTCTGGATGGATCTATGACCTGGCGCCAGACGGCACGCTCGTCGTCGTCACTCCCGACGGCTCCACCATGCTCACCAGACCCTCCGGGCCCCTGGCGGCGTACAGGCGCGAACAGGCCCGGGCCGAACAGGACGCCTGGGACACCCAGCAGACCCGCAACCCCGAGCCGGACACCGCTGACGGCGACCTGCAGTCCGAGCCCACCTACTGGGCCCGCCGTGCCGCCCGCCACCGCGCAGAACGCGCAGAACGCGCCCGAGCCAACCGCGCCGGCCCCGATCGCGCGGGTCCCGATAACGCCAGGCCCCCCACCGGCCGCTGGTGGGATCGCAACAAACCAGTTGTCAGCCGCGCCGAGCAGCAGGTCCAGCAACTCCTCGACGAGATCCTCGACCCGCCACCGTTCTGA
- the ectA gene encoding diaminobutyrate acetyltransferase — translation MNPGEREAPRKPDSSDAVFRPPTAADGIRMWEIARDSGVLDLNSSYAYVLWGAEFSESSVVVEVEGRVVGFVTGFLRPSEPDSIFVWQVGVDADQRGKGLAARLLHSLMDRLAEGGVVRLRTTISPDNEASQRTFGAVARDRGMTLSSEDYLGVELLGEGHEPEDLYTIS, via the coding sequence ATGAACCCAGGAGAACGAGAAGCACCCCGTAAACCTGATTCGTCCGACGCGGTTTTCCGCCCGCCCACCGCGGCAGACGGAATTCGCATGTGGGAGATCGCCCGCGACAGTGGAGTACTCGACCTCAACTCGTCCTATGCCTACGTGTTGTGGGGAGCGGAGTTCTCGGAGAGCTCTGTGGTCGTAGAGGTCGAGGGCCGCGTCGTCGGCTTCGTCACCGGATTCCTACGACCCTCGGAGCCGGACTCGATCTTCGTCTGGCAGGTGGGCGTCGACGCGGACCAGCGCGGCAAGGGGCTGGCGGCACGACTGCTCCACAGCCTCATGGACCGGCTCGCCGAAGGCGGCGTGGTCCGACTGCGCACCACCATCAGCCCGGACAACGAGGCGTCCCAGCGCACCTTCGGTGCGGTCGCGCGCGATCGGGGAATGACCTTGTCCAGCGAGGACTATCTCGGCGTCGAATTGCTCGGCGAGGGACACGAACCCGAAGATCTCTACACGATTTCCTAG
- the arsB gene encoding ACR3 family arsenite efflux transporter has product MSTQVSATAGPPAPADPDTPVAARMSFLDRYLAVWILAAMALGLLLGRLVPGIAEALEAVEVGGISVPIAVGLLVMMYPVLAKVRYDETRRVTGDRTLLLLSLALNWLVGPALMFTLAWLMLPDLPEYRTGLIVVGLARCIAMVFIWNDLACGDREAAAVLVAINSVFQVIAFAGLGWFYLQVLPGWLGLETTTAGFSVWAIALSVLVFLGIPLLAGFLTRHFGEKAKGREWYEESFLPKIGPWALYGLLFTIVVLFAFQGDTIIGRPLDVARIALPLLAYFILMFGGSLLAARAAGLNYAKSTAVAFTAAGNNFELAIAVSIGTWGVASGQALAGVVGPLIEVPVLIALVYVSLWAGKRLFKGDPTVPNAIHQDMTSAPATGPASAPTTGPASASASDSDAPGADRR; this is encoded by the coding sequence ATGAGCACCCAGGTATCGGCGACTGCCGGCCCCCCCGCCCCTGCCGATCCCGACACTCCGGTCGCCGCGAGGATGTCCTTCCTCGACCGCTATCTGGCCGTGTGGATCCTCGCCGCCATGGCGCTCGGGCTCCTGCTCGGACGCCTGGTGCCCGGTATCGCCGAAGCGCTCGAGGCGGTCGAGGTCGGGGGCATCTCTGTTCCCATCGCCGTCGGCCTGCTGGTGATGATGTACCCCGTCCTGGCGAAGGTCCGCTACGACGAGACGCGTCGCGTCACCGGGGATCGCACGCTCCTGCTGCTGTCCCTCGCTCTGAACTGGCTGGTCGGTCCCGCGTTGATGTTCACGCTGGCCTGGCTGATGCTGCCGGACCTACCCGAATACCGCACCGGCCTGATCGTGGTGGGCCTGGCCCGCTGCATCGCGATGGTATTCATCTGGAACGACCTCGCATGCGGCGACCGGGAGGCGGCGGCGGTGCTCGTCGCGATCAACTCGGTGTTCCAGGTGATCGCGTTCGCGGGCCTGGGATGGTTCTACCTCCAGGTCCTCCCGGGCTGGTTGGGACTGGAGACCACCACTGCCGGGTTCTCGGTGTGGGCGATCGCGCTGAGCGTCCTCGTGTTCCTCGGCATCCCGCTACTGGCCGGGTTCCTCACCCGGCACTTCGGCGAGAAGGCCAAGGGGCGGGAATGGTACGAGGAGTCCTTCCTGCCGAAGATCGGTCCGTGGGCGCTGTACGGCCTGCTGTTCACCATCGTCGTGCTCTTCGCGTTCCAGGGCGACACCATCATCGGACGGCCCCTCGACGTGGCGCGTATCGCGCTGCCCCTGCTGGCCTACTTCATCCTCATGTTCGGCGGGAGCCTGCTCGCGGCACGCGCGGCCGGGCTGAACTACGCCAAGTCCACCGCGGTCGCCTTCACCGCCGCGGGCAACAACTTCGAACTCGCGATCGCCGTCAGCATCGGCACCTGGGGAGTGGCCTCCGGTCAGGCGCTGGCAGGGGTGGTCGGGCCACTCATCGAGGTGCCCGTGCTGATCGCTCTCGTGTACGTGAGTCTGTGGGCCGGCAAGCGGCTGTTCAAGGGAGACCCCACTGTCCCGAACGCGATCCACCAGGACATGACCTCTGCCCCCGCCACTGGCCCCGCCTCTGCCCCAACCACTGGCCCCGCCTCCGCCTCGGCTTCTGACTCCGACGCGCCGGGAGCCGATCGCCGATGA
- a CDS encoding pyridoxamine 5'-phosphate oxidase family protein — translation MDENPITEFDERRSLELLGTESLGRLITVSGGRADIFPVNYALSAEGKLFFRTAEGSKLAGLTIHPDVVFQVDHIEDNEAWSVVVRGEARRLDSFEEINRAEELDLKPWIPTLKYNFVEITPEQISGRGFTFGEEPERYVG, via the coding sequence ATGGACGAGAACCCGATCACCGAATTCGACGAGCGCCGTTCACTCGAGCTGCTGGGGACAGAGTCGCTCGGCCGTCTGATCACCGTCTCGGGTGGGCGGGCCGACATCTTCCCGGTCAACTACGCACTGTCGGCGGAGGGCAAGCTCTTCTTCCGCACAGCGGAGGGCAGCAAGCTGGCCGGCCTCACCATTCATCCCGACGTGGTCTTCCAGGTCGACCACATCGAGGACAATGAGGCATGGTCGGTGGTCGTTCGTGGAGAAGCCCGGCGGCTCGATAGTTTCGAGGAGATCAACCGCGCGGAGGAGCTCGACCTCAAGCCGTGGATCCCGACACTCAAGTACAACTTCGTCGAGATCACACCGGAGCAGATCTCGGGCCGCGGCTTCACGTTCGGCGAGGAGCCGGAGCGCTACGTCGGCTAG
- a CDS encoding low molecular weight phosphatase family protein — translation MTQYHRPTVLFVCKSNRGKSQMAEALLRHAAGDAVEVFSAGTEPALGKSPNAESVAALAEIGADMSGGTAAAVDHDVMRRADRVVVLGTAARLDPVDGMSAAIDVWDTDEPSERGIDGAERMALIRDDIDARVRRLWAELSGQAGLPVQGTGPAD, via the coding sequence ATGACGCAGTACCACCGGCCCACAGTCCTGTTCGTGTGCAAGTCCAACCGCGGCAAGTCCCAGATGGCGGAGGCGCTACTGCGCCACGCGGCGGGGGACGCGGTGGAGGTCTTCTCGGCCGGAACGGAGCCCGCGCTGGGAAAGTCCCCCAACGCCGAGTCCGTGGCGGCCCTCGCTGAGATCGGTGCCGACATGTCCGGCGGCACCGCGGCAGCGGTGGACCACGACGTCATGCGCCGCGCGGACCGCGTGGTCGTGCTCGGTACGGCCGCACGGCTCGACCCGGTCGACGGGATGAGCGCGGCGATCGACGTGTGGGACACCGACGAGCCCAGTGAGAGAGGGATCGATGGTGCGGAACGCATGGCGCTGATCCGCGACGACATCGACGCCCGCGTGCGACGACTGTGGGCAGAGCTGTCCGGCCAGGCAGGGCTGCCTGTCCAGGGAACTGGTCCAGCCGACTAG
- a CDS encoding low molecular weight phosphatase family protein translates to MSRSVHDAPLPELLMPQTQLQRDARELARHYEGVFSPQTVERVVFESYAALRRTARVTTHLPSLSRRFATDRLKALAQAEGRVTKDVPEVLFICVQNSGRSQMAAALMADRSEGRVHVRSAGSLPGSGIDENCQAAMAEIGLDLTSEYPKPLTDDVVAAADVVISMGCGDACAVYPGKRYLDWDVSDPAGQDLDRVRSIRDDIDARVRKTLPEIVGMTPAPASGTPSTEEAPAL, encoded by the coding sequence ATGTCCCGATCCGTGCACGACGCTCCTCTTCCCGAGCTGCTCATGCCCCAGACGCAACTCCAGCGCGACGCCCGCGAGCTGGCCCGACACTACGAAGGCGTGTTCAGTCCGCAGACCGTCGAGCGCGTGGTGTTCGAGTCCTACGCCGCGTTGCGTCGAACCGCCCGGGTCACCACGCATCTGCCGTCGCTGTCCCGCCGCTTCGCGACCGACCGGCTCAAGGCTCTTGCTCAGGCCGAGGGGCGGGTCACCAAGGACGTCCCCGAGGTGCTCTTCATCTGCGTCCAGAACTCGGGGCGCTCCCAGATGGCCGCGGCTCTCATGGCGGACCGGTCGGAGGGGCGGGTCCACGTCCGGTCCGCCGGGTCGCTCCCGGGCTCGGGTATCGACGAGAACTGTCAGGCGGCCATGGCCGAGATCGGACTCGACCTGACCTCGGAATACCCCAAGCCGCTCACCGACGACGTGGTGGCGGCCGCCGACGTGGTGATCTCCATGGGGTGCGGGGACGCCTGCGCCGTCTATCCGGGCAAGCGGTACCTGGACTGGGACGTCTCGGACCCCGCCGGCCAGGATCTCGACCGCGTCCGCTCCATCCGTGACGACATCGACGCCCGGGTACGTAAGACCCTGCCGGAGATCGTCGGCATGACGCCCGCACCCGCCTCGGGTACTCCGTCCACCGAGGAGGCTCCGGCACTATGA
- the arsD gene encoding arsenite efflux transporter metallochaperone ArsD, translating into MTATITVFESALCCSTGVCGPDVPAELVEFSANCDWLAAAGAPVERLNLAAEPMRFASDEEVAAFLRLSGSEGLPLFRVDGVTALTGRYPTRAELARWAGLDVTTPAPSVAGAAPVGADLLASGDDGCGPSGCC; encoded by the coding sequence ATGACCGCGACCATCACCGTCTTCGAATCCGCGCTCTGCTGCTCGACGGGGGTGTGCGGACCCGACGTTCCCGCCGAACTCGTCGAGTTCTCCGCGAACTGCGACTGGCTCGCCGCTGCGGGGGCACCGGTGGAGCGGCTCAACCTGGCCGCCGAGCCGATGCGCTTCGCGTCGGACGAGGAGGTCGCCGCGTTTCTCCGCCTGAGTGGATCCGAGGGACTCCCGCTGTTCCGCGTGGACGGCGTCACCGCGCTCACCGGCCGCTACCCCACGCGAGCGGAGCTGGCGAGGTGGGCGGGACTGGACGTGACCACGCCGGCCCCCTCGGTCGCCGGCGCGGCGCCCGTGGGTGCGGACCTCCTGGCGTCCGGCGACGACGGCTGCGGCCCGTCCGGCTGCTGCTGA
- a CDS encoding ArsR/SmtB family transcription factor, giving the protein MISPEPTESCCIAGANGPLTQAEAEAAAARFKALADPMRLRLLSHIAAAECSDVCVCTLTEPLGITQPTVSHHMKKLVEAGLVTREQRGRMAHYSIVPEAFAQIRDIVDVRGLRFV; this is encoded by the coding sequence ATGATCTCGCCCGAGCCCACCGAATCCTGCTGCATCGCCGGCGCGAACGGGCCGCTCACCCAGGCAGAGGCCGAGGCCGCGGCGGCCCGGTTCAAGGCACTGGCCGATCCCATGCGCCTGCGCCTGCTCTCGCACATCGCGGCGGCGGAGTGCAGTGACGTCTGCGTCTGCACCCTCACCGAGCCCCTCGGCATCACCCAACCCACGGTGAGCCATCACATGAAGAAGCTGGTGGAGGCGGGACTCGTCACCCGGGAACAACGCGGCCGGATGGCGCACTACAGCATCGTCCCGGAGGCGTTCGCCCAGATCCGCGACATCGTCGACGTCCGAGGCCTGCGCTTCGTCTGA
- a CDS encoding MerR family transcriptional regulator, producing the protein MKIGEVAERTALSIRSLRHYDELGLVSPSAHSPGGFRLYTPGDVERILLIRRMKPLGFSLERMRDFCRALDGRAEDPAGSATLIAEIEAEATERLDRLRTHLGYAEEFVEIVERLKA; encoded by the coding sequence ATGAAGATCGGGGAGGTCGCCGAGCGCACCGCCCTGTCGATCCGGAGCCTGCGACACTACGACGAGCTCGGTCTGGTCAGCCCGTCCGCGCACTCCCCCGGCGGTTTCCGCCTCTACACGCCGGGAGACGTCGAGCGGATCCTGCTGATCCGCCGGATGAAGCCCCTGGGGTTCAGCCTGGAGCGGATGCGGGACTTCTGCCGGGCCCTGGACGGCCGCGCCGAGGACCCGGCGGGATCGGCCACCCTGATCGCCGAGATCGAGGCCGAGGCCACCGAGCGGCTCGACCGCCTGCGGACCCACCTGGGTTACGCGGAGGAGTTCGTCGAGATCGTCGAGCGCCTCAAGGCGTGA
- the arsA gene encoding arsenical pump-driving ATPase, producing MNSFLDHPARFVFFTGKGGVGKTSLACATAVRLCRAGVRVLLVSTDPASNVGQVFGQRIGNRIVEVGAVPGLSAMEIEPDAAAEAYRERVVGPVRGLLPEAEIAAITEQLSGSCTTEIASFNEFTALVTDPGVMDGYDHVVFDTAPTGHTIRLLTLPGSWTEFLERGKGDASCLGPMAGLDKQRAVYADAVARLADPATTRLVLVARPQTSSLDEIARTSAELADVGMRNQSVVVNGVLAGAHGDDEDDDDDEIDLIAAGFRQRQQAALDAMPDALRALPTETVPLRPENLVGVAALERLFEPVEVSTASAHAVAGGPAPLSAPLSDLVDLIESDGHGLVMTMGKGGVGKTTVAAAVAVELAARGNEVHLTTTDPAAHLTDTVAGEIPGLTVSRIDPEEASAEYRRRVIARKGTKLDEAGLAALEEDLRSPCTEEVAVFQAFSGVIHESRRRFVVVDTAPTGHTLLLLDATGSYHREIARQMGEGGRFTTPLMRLQDPAQTKVVIVSLAETTPVLEAAALQDDLRRAGIEPWAWVVNNALAASGTTDPVLHRRAELEREQLDAVRGGLAERLAVVPYSAEDPVGPEALRRLASGSGAAVTGAR from the coding sequence GTGAACTCGTTCCTCGACCACCCCGCCCGCTTCGTGTTCTTCACCGGCAAGGGAGGGGTCGGGAAGACCTCACTCGCCTGCGCCACCGCGGTCCGGCTCTGCCGGGCGGGCGTGCGCGTCCTGCTCGTGAGCACCGACCCCGCCTCCAACGTGGGGCAGGTGTTCGGGCAGCGGATCGGGAACCGCATCGTCGAGGTCGGCGCCGTCCCGGGGCTCTCGGCCATGGAGATCGAACCGGACGCAGCCGCCGAGGCCTACCGCGAGCGCGTGGTGGGGCCCGTACGCGGCCTGTTGCCGGAGGCCGAGATCGCCGCGATCACCGAGCAGCTCTCCGGTTCCTGCACCACCGAGATCGCGTCGTTCAACGAGTTCACCGCGCTGGTGACCGACCCCGGGGTGATGGACGGGTACGACCACGTCGTCTTTGACACCGCGCCCACCGGACACACGATCCGGTTGCTCACGCTTCCCGGGTCATGGACCGAGTTCCTGGAGCGCGGCAAGGGCGACGCCTCCTGTCTGGGGCCGATGGCGGGGCTCGACAAGCAACGCGCGGTGTACGCGGACGCCGTGGCGCGGTTGGCGGACCCGGCCACCACACGGCTCGTGCTGGTGGCCCGCCCGCAGACCTCATCCCTCGACGAGATCGCCCGGACCTCGGCCGAGCTCGCCGACGTGGGAATGCGCAACCAGTCGGTCGTGGTGAACGGGGTGCTCGCGGGTGCTCACGGAGACGACGAAGATGACGACGACGACGAGATCGACCTCATCGCCGCCGGCTTCCGCCAGCGACAGCAGGCTGCCCTCGACGCCATGCCCGACGCCCTCCGCGCCCTGCCCACCGAGACGGTCCCGCTCCGGCCGGAGAACCTCGTCGGCGTCGCGGCGCTGGAAAGGCTCTTCGAACCAGTGGAGGTCTCGACCGCATCGGCGCACGCGGTGGCGGGTGGTCCCGCTCCACTGTCCGCTCCGCTCTCGGACCTCGTCGACCTGATCGAGTCGGACGGACACGGCCTGGTCATGACGATGGGCAAGGGGGGAGTCGGCAAGACCACCGTGGCCGCTGCCGTGGCCGTCGAACTCGCCGCGCGCGGGAACGAGGTGCACCTCACCACCACCGACCCCGCCGCTCATCTCACCGACACCGTCGCGGGTGAGATCCCGGGACTCACCGTCTCCCGCATCGACCCCGAGGAGGCGTCCGCCGAGTATCGTCGCCGGGTCATCGCACGCAAGGGGACGAAGCTCGACGAGGCAGGCCTGGCCGCACTCGAGGAGGACCTCCGCTCGCCGTGCACTGAGGAGGTGGCGGTCTTCCAGGCCTTCTCCGGGGTGATCCACGAATCGAGGCGCCGCTTCGTCGTCGTCGACACCGCCCCGACCGGCCACACGCTTCTCCTGCTCGACGCGACCGGGTCGTACCACCGCGAGATCGCCCGGCAGATGGGGGAGGGAGGTCGTTTCACCACCCCACTCATGAGGCTGCAGGATCCGGCGCAGACCAAAGTCGTCATCGTCTCCCTCGCGGAGACCACGCCGGTCCTCGAGGCGGCCGCGCTCCAGGATGACCTGCGACGGGCCGGTATCGAGCCGTGGGCGTGGGTGGTCAACAACGCTCTCGCGGCGAGCGGAACCACCGATCCCGTCCTGCACCGGCGCGCCGAGCTCGAGCGCGAGCAACTGGACGCGGTGCGGGGCGGCCTCGCCGAGAGGCTGGCCGTGGTGCCGTACTCGGCGGAGGATCCCGTCGGTCCGGAGGCGCTGCGTCGCCTGGCCTCAGGTTCGGGTGCTGCGGTGACTGGGGCCAGGTGA